The Kribbella shirazensis genomic interval CTGCAGTACGGCGTGCGCGTGGCGCTGGGCTCCGACGTCGGCGCCGGCACCGGGTTCTCACTGCTGAAGGAGGGCCTGCAGGCGTACTTCTGCCAGCAACTCATGGGCGACCAGGGCCGCCCCCTGACCGCCGCCCACCTCCTTTACCTGGCCACCACAGCAGGCGCGGAGGCCCTCGATCTCCCCCAGGTGGGCCACCTCTCCGTAGGCAACCACTTCGACGCCCAACTCCTCCGCCCCGCCGAAGGCTCCACCCTGGCCGTAGGCATCACCCACGCCGAAGACACCGAAGAAGCCCTGGCCCGCATCTTCACCCTCGGCACCCCCGCCGACGTCCAGGCCGTCTGGATCAACGGGGAGCTCCTGCAGCACTGATGCCGACAACTACCGGGGTCTGGAGACACGCTATTGCGTGTTCCCAGACCCTGCCGCATGTCGCCGCCACGCTCGCCAGATCCGGTCGGCGGTGTCGTGCGGGCGATCCAGGTCCGGCCAGCCGAAGCGGAGTACTCCGTACCCGTGCTCGCGCAGACGGTCCTCACGCCACTTCTCCGCGAGTACGGCGTCCGCGGTGTCGCCGTACTTCAACGCGCCGTCGAACTCGATGACGAGCACGCCCCCGAGCAGGAAGTCGACCCGCCCGATCAAGCGGCCGGCGTGGTCCCGGATCTCCACCTGGAGCTCCGGCGTGGGCAAACCGTGGTTCGCCATCAGGACGCGGAAGCGCGATTCGCCGACCGACTCGCTCAGACCGTTCGCGAACTGTACGGCGGCCAGCGCGGCCGGCGAGCCGTGCCAGCGCCGGTGCCGCTGCACGACAGCAGCCATGCTGTCCCGGGTCGTCAACCGCATCCGGAGTGCGGCGTCGGCCAGCACCACGCCGACCTCGTACGACGTCGTACACGTCGTCTCCACGATCGCGCGATCGACTGTGCTGACTTTGAGTCCGCCCAGCTCCACCACCTCGTCGGCCGCTGTCGTCCGGCGATGCACCTGGACCGTCCGGCTACTGCGAGCGCGGCCGGACGCCACGCGGGTGAAGTGTGCTCGCGACAGGTCGGTCCCCCAGACCGGCAAGCCGTGGAGCATCGCCGCGGACTGATGGCTCACGACGACGTCGCCGAGTCGTTCGCTCGCCATCCGCACGGCCAGCAGGTGGAGCCGGATCGCGCGTTCCCAGGGCGGTTCGTCCGCTGGCCAGGCCTGCGGCTCGACGTATGAGTTGAAGCTCAGTCTGAGCCACTGTCCGCGGTCCACGCGCTGCCGGAGCTCGCCCTCGCTGTACCCGGCTGCGAGCGCGTCCGAGCGCGTGAACCACCCGCCGCGGCTGGCCGCAATCACTTCCAGTCGTCTGTTCATGCCCAAGAAGGTGCACGCGTCACCCGCCCTCCGGACACGCCTTTGCGCTGTTGTGGACAACCGCCGGGGTCGCGGGACACGGTACGGCGTGTTCCGCGACCCCGGGGGTTGTCGCAATCAGCGGCAGAGCTCGGCTTGGGTGCGCGCCGCGGCGGTGGCGAGGGGCGGCTCGTCGGCGGTTTGGAGTTCGTCGTGTTCTACGACGGGGGTGCCGTTGGTCAGGAGGAGTTTCAGGGGTGGGGGTGTGGAGAGGGTCAGGGCGGCGATCGGGTCGGGGATGCCTGCGTGGGCGAGGGTGGTGAGGTCCCACACGGCGAGGTCGGCCAGCTTGCCGGGCTCCAGGGAGCCGATGTCGTCGGAGCGGCCTAGGATGCGGGCGCCGTCGAGGGTGGCCATTTCCAGGGCGGCTCGGACGGTGAGCGACTGCGGGCCGCCGCGGGCTCTCGCGAACAGGAGGGCGTGGCGGAGCTCCTCGACGAGGCTGCCGGATTCGTTGCTGGCGGCACCGTCTACGCCCAGGCCCACGGGCGCTCCGGCGGTGCGGAGGTCGGCCGTGCGGGCGATACCGGCGCCCAGGCGGGCGTTGGAGCTGGGGCAGTGCGCCACGCCGGTGCCGGTGCTCCCGAGATGCTTGATCTCGGTGTCGTCGAAGTGGATGCCGTGCGCGAACCACACGTCCTGCCCGGTCCACCCGAGCCGCTCGGCGTACTCGAGCGGCGTACACCCGAAGGTCTTCAGGCACCACTCCGTCTCGTCGGTGGTCTCGGCGAGATGCGTGTGCAGCCGTACGCCGCGACGCCGGGCCAGCTCGGCCGACTCGCGCATCAGCTCCCCGCTCACGCTGAACGGCGAGCACGGCGCGACGACGAGCTGCAGCATCGAATCCGGCGACGGGTCGTGCCAGCGGTCGATCGCGGCCTCGGTCGCGGCGAGGATCTCGTCCCGGTCCTCGACGACCGAGTCCGGCGGCAACCCGCCGTCCTTCTGGCCGCGATCCATCGACCCGCGCGCCGGGTGGAACCGCAGGCCGATCTCCCCGGCCGCCGCGATCTCCGCGCCGAGCAGATCACCCGCGCCCCGCGGGAAGACGTAGTGATGGTCCGCGACCGTCGTACATCCTGTCAGCGCTAGTTTTGCTAGCGCTGCTCGCGCGGCGACGTACACGCTCTCCTCGGTGATCCGCGCCCAGACCGGGTACAGCCTGGTCAGCCACTCGAAGAGCGTCGCATCCGCGGCGAGACCGCGCGTCACCCATTGGTACAGATGCTGGTGCGTGTTGACGAAGCCCGGCGTGACGAGACACCCGCGCCCGTCCACGACCCGGGCGTCGTCGTACGCCGGAGCGGGCCCGGGCCCGACCGCGATCAGCCGATTGCCTTCGGCAACCACATGGCCGACGAACTCGCGGCGGGCCGGATCGAGGGTCGCCACGTAGGCGCCCTCGATCACGATCCTGCTCAACAGAATCCCGGCGTCGCATGCCAGGCAGAACCGGCGTCGCTCGCGTCGTCGCGGGTGACCGTCGCCTCGATCAGGCCGTACGGGCGATCGGCGGCGATGAAGACCTCACCGGGGTTCTCGACCCCGAACGGCGAGAGGTCGACCAGGAAGTGGTGCTTGTTCGGCGCCGAGAACTTGATCTCGGCCACCTCCGGGTGCTGCTCGAGCACGGCGGAGCCCATCCCGTAGAGCGTCTGCTGCAGCGCGAGACTGTGGATCTTCGCGAACTGCTCGAGCAGCAGCCGCTTGATCTCGTCGTACGACTTGTCCCAGTCCACCTCTGTGTGGTCGTACCGCCACCGCGCGACCAGCGACGTCGCGAGGATCCGGTCGTTCGTCTCCTGCAGCGTCGTGTACTTGTCCTTCAGGAACCCGTGGAACTCCGACCCGGTCGACTTCAGGACGACGAGATCGCTGATCCCCGAGACGACGTACGCCTTCCGCTCCGCACCCCGGCCCTCGACGTTGACGACCGTGTTCCGCACGCCGCCACCGGTCCGTACGAACGAGTGGTCGTGACCCTCACCGTCGACCGGGATCCGTTCCCAGGCGTACTCCTCGATCTCGACCCGCGCGCCCTCGGCGGCCGGCGACGCGTCCAGGAAGTGCGCGCCGAGTGTCAGCGCGTAGTCCTCGATCGCGCCGATCCCCTTCTCCTTCGCGAACGCGAACGCGGTGTTCTTCTGCGTGTCGGTCGGCAGTACGTCGCTCTGGTCGCCGGTCGTGTGCGCGGCCTCGAAGTTGCCGCGGAGCGCGGTCGAGACGTTCAGGTCGCGGATCTGGTGGCGGGGCGTGTCGCGGTAGATGCGGACGACACGGTTCTCGGCTTTGCCGTACTGGTTGGCTCCAAGGTGGACGGCCATCTCGGATCAGCTCCCTCGGTAGGTGGAAAACGCGAACGGGCTGAGCAGCAACGGGACGTGGTAGTGCCGCTCGTCGGCGACCGTGAAGGTCACGGAGACCTCGGGAAAGAAGAAGTCCTGGCCGGTCGATTCCGCGTACGCCGTGACGTCGAACCAGAGGCGGTACGCGCCGGGCGCGAGCTCGGGCTCCAGTTGGGCGATCCGTCCGTCGTCGTCCGTCGTACCGCTCGCGCGGACGGCGTCACCGTCGTACAGCCGCACCGGAACGCCCTGCGCCGGTCGCCCCAGCGCGGTGTCGAGAACGTGCGTGGACAAGGAGCTCATGCCACCACCTTGCTCAATCGGAGCAGTGCGATCTTGCGCAGCTCCTCGTGGACAACCGCCGCCTCGGTCGCGTCGTCGTGCGTGAGACGGGTCCGCAGACTGCTCAGCATCTGTGCCGCCGACAGTCCGGTGGCGCAGATCAGGAACACCCGGCCGAACCGCTCCTCGTACTGACGGTTGCCCTCGGCAAGGTCCTGCCGTACGTCGGGCTCGTCGCCGACACCGGACTGCTCGGACCGTGACCAGGCGGCCTCGGTGCTCGCGCCCCGCGGACGGTCCCCGATCCGCGGATGTGCCTGCAGCGCCCGATCGACCTCGACGTCGTCGAGTTCGCGCAGCGCCTGGTCGGCGACCGCCGCCAGTACGGCGAGTTCCAAATACGGCCGCTGGGCGAGGATCGCGTCGACCCACCGGGGCACGTCGCAGCAGGCCGCCAGCGCCGGCCGCAGCCGGTCGGTCGGAGCGGAGTTGAACTCCTCCAGATCCACGATCACACCTTCTCGAATCCCGAAATCAACTTTCCGTATGACGAGAGCGTGACACCCGCTCGGCCCGTCGTCAACAGTTTGTTGAAATTCAGCGGGCGCGGTTCAGGTAGTTGTAGACGGTGAAGCGCGTGACGCCGAGCGCCTCGGCGACGGTCTCCGCCGACTTCCGGTACTCGAAGGCACCGCGTGACTCCAGCAGCAGGACAGCCCGCTGCTTCTCGTTCCGGGACAGGTCGCGCAGCGGACCGCCCAGCTCCTCGGCGACTTCCGCGAGCAGGCTCTGCACGCCACCCTCGGGAGCCTTCTCAGGGGTTTTGGACGGCAGGCGTACGGCGACGACCGGCTCGCCGGCCCACGCCAGCGTCACGTCGTCGGCGCGGGCGTCCGCGGGCTCGACGAGTTGGGCGTTCAGCCGTTCGACGAGCGGCGTGATCGCCTGGACCAGGGGGTGCGGCTCAGGCATCGCGCCGTACCTGCAACGTCACCTGGCTCGCGCCGCCTGCGAATGCGGCGTCGAGCACCTCCGGGAGGGCGGACAGGAGGAGCTGCTGCTCGCCGCTGACCTGCGTACCGAGCGGGCCGAACTCACAGTCGAGCCCAGCCGCCTCCGCCGCCCGCAACGCCTCGGTGGCGTGCGCGGGCGGCGCACCCTCGTCGACATCGAAGGGTTCGGTGGTGAACTCCGCAACCAGTCGCATGTCGCCGAGGCTAGCTCTCCGGGACCGCCCGGCGCGCGAGTCTGGCGAGATCGGCGGTGTCGAACTCGGTCGTCTCGATCGCGCCGCACTCTATGCCGCGCAGTACGAAGCCGGCCAGGGCGGCTGCGGTGGCCGGCTCGTCGAGGTACCCGGACTCGCCGTGGCCCAGGTACGCGCGGAGGCGTTGCGCGGCCTGGTCGAAGCCTTCGCGGTAGAACAGGTACGTCGCGGCGAAGCGGGTCGGGAGCTGCGCGGGATGCATGTCCCAGCCCTGGTAGATGCCGCGGGCGAGCGAACGACGTACCAGCCGGAAATGCAGCCGCCACGCGTCGTGGACGGCGTCGCCGACCGGGAGAACGTTGGTCGAGCCATCGGACACGAACACACCGGTGCCGGCCGCGGCGAGCTGCATGACGTCCTTGGCATGATCCGCGACCGGATGCTCCATGCTCTGGTACGCCGCGGCGACGCCGAGCGAGGCGGAGTAGTCGTAGGTGCCGTAGTGCAGACCGGTGACGCGCGGTCCGCCGGCCTTGATCATGCGGGCGATCAGTGCCGTACCGTCCGCGCCGAGGATCGCCTGCGGGGTCTCGACCTGGATCTCGAACTTCAACTGCGGCAGGCCGCGGTCGTGTTCGAGCGTCTCCAGGACGAGAACCATCGCCTCGACCTGCTCGACCGACGTCACCTTCGGCAAGGTGATGACGAAGCCGTCGTCGATCGCCCCCAGGTGCTCGAGGAACAGGTCGAGTGTCCGCACGCCGCGACGCCGGGTCGGCGCCTCCAGCGACTTGATCCGCAGACCGAAGTACGGCGTCTGCTTGCCGGCGGCCAGTGTCTGCGCGGCGGCGATCGCGACCGCGTCCTCCTCGTCGTCCGGCCGGTTGCCGTAACCGTCCTCGAAGTCGATGCGGAGGTCCTCGATCGGCTCGCGGTCGAGCTTGGCCCGGACACGGTCGTGGATCTCGTCGGCGAACTCCGGCGGCAGGTCCAGCACCTTCGCGAACTCCGCGGGCGATCCGCCGTACGCGTCGAGGGCCGCGCGGGCCTGCGCGGCCCAGTCGCCGGCCGTGCGTACGTCGTACCGGTCGGCCGGGACGTAGACGGTGTGGACGGGTTGCCGGACGCCGCGATCACCGCGGTAGTCGGCCGTCAGCGCCGCGTCCGCGGCGGCCAGCCGGCGGTCGAGCTCGCTCATCAGGTCATCCAGGCTCACTACAGCCTCCTCTTTTCCGTATTGCGGAGACTATTATCTACTTTGCGGAAGAGACAAGGGTCTGGCCTTCCGGGATCTGGCGTTAAACTTCCGTGATCCGGAAAGGTGGTCGATCATGACGGAGAACGGCAAGGGCCGTACCGGCAGCGTGCAGTCCATCGAGCGCGCGTTCGGGCTGCTCGAGACGATGGCCGACGCGGGCGGGATGATGGGTCTGTCCCAGCTGGCCACCGCCTCCGGCCTGCCGCTGCCGACGATCCACCGACTGGTTCGCACCCTCGTCGACCTCGGCTACCTGCGTCAAGAGCCGTCGCGGCAGTACGTGCTCGGCCCGAAGCTGATCCGGCTCGGGGAGAGTTCGTCGCACATGCTCAGTGTGTTCGCCCGGCCGCACCTGGCCCGGCTCGTCGACGAACTCGGCGAGTCCGCGAACATGGCGATGCTCGACGGCGACCAGATCGTGTACCTCGCGCAGGTCCCGTCCCGGCACTCGATGCGCATGTTCACCGAGGTCGGCCGCCGCGTCCTCCCGCACTGCACCGCGGTCGGCAAGGCGATCCTGGCCCAGTTCCCCGAGGCCGAGGTCCGCGAACTCCTGCGCCGCACCGGCATGCCCCAGCACACCGACAACACCATCACCACCCCCGACGCCTTCACCGCCCAACTCCACCAGGCCTCCGACACCGGCTACGCGACCGACGAGGGCGAGCAGGAGGTCGGCGTCCGCTGCGTCGCAGTAGCCGTCCCCGACGCCCCGTCCCCGTTGGCCATCTCCATCTCAGGCCCCGCCGGCCGCATGACCGAATCCCTCGTAGAACAAGCCGTCCCCCTCCTGACCCAAGCCGCCAAGTCCTTGTCCGACGACCTCCACTAATCCCGATCGGCTGGTGGTTAGCTGGACGGTAGTTGCAGGACGCAGAACTCGTTGCCGTCCGGGTCGGCCAGCACGTGCCAGACCCACCCCGCCTCAACTACCGGCTCCTCGGTCACGAGCCGAGCCCCCAACGCCCGAACCCGCGCGACCTCAGCCTTCAGGTCAGCCGTCCGCAGATCGAGGTGGACACGGTTCTTGCCTCGCTTCCGGTCGGGCACCTTCTGCAGCAACACCTCGATGCCCACCCCGTCGCTCGGCACCAGGCTGAGGTACACATCCGACTCTCCCGCCCGCACGTAACCAAGTGCCGCGGCCCAGAACTCCGCCGATCGCTCCAGGTCCTCCACGTCGACCACCACGACCAGCTCACCACGCAAGTACCGCTGAGGTGTCCGCATCCTCCGACAGTACGACGGGCTCGTAGCGTGGCTGTCGGCTCAGGCGTCGGTGTGCAGGCGGCCGTGGACGTGCCAGTCGTGCCAGCCGTCGGCGTGCCTGATCGCCTGCCGCAGGGTTCCCTCGAGCTGGTAGCCGGTGCGCCCGGCGACCCGGCATGACGCGGTGTTGGCGGTGGAGTGGTGAATGTTCAGCCGGTTGAACCCGACCTGCCGGAATGCCCAAGCGGACAGGGCCTCCACCGATCTCGCCGCAACAGCCTGCCCCCGAGCTTCCGGAGCGACCCAGTAGGACAGTGCTGCTGACCCCTGAGCCAGGGAGATCTCGCGCAACCCGACTTGGCCGAGCGGCTCGTCATCCGCGCCGACGACCGCCCAGCTCGCCGCTGTCTCCGCGTCCCAGTGATCGACCCACTGCACCACCCAATCGACTGCCTCCTCGAGCGTGTCGAGCCGCCGAACATGCCACCGCTGAATATCGGGACAGCCGAACGCACTCCGCACGGAAGCGGCATCTCTCCTCAGCCACGGCCGCAACACCAGCCCACCGTCCGCCGCCAGCCGCGGCTGCGCCACATCCCGCAAGATCCCCCCACGCAAAACCGAATCCACAAGCAGAGGCATCCCGCGATGCTAGTGCGCGCCGTCCGGACCAAGCTGTCGGCGCCAGGTGCACCAACGCCATCTGCAGCTCGACAGTACGTATACATCCACTGGCCGGTTCGGCCTGGCTGGGCCACGCTCGGCGGCCGGGTTGTTCGCCGACACTTCCTGTCGAGCTGCAGCTCCACCGCACCACGGTCAAGGTGCGTAGGTGCGCCAGTGTTCGGTGAGTTGGTAGCCGAGGGACTGGTTGGCCTGGAGGCTGGCTTGGTTGGCGGCGGCTCCGCCGGTGCTGAAGCGGGTGATGCCGATGTCGAGGAAGGCGAGGATGGAGGCGGCCTTCACAGCTTGGGCGACGCCGCGGCGGCGGTGGGTGGCCAGGACGGACGTGAACTTCGTGTCGCCGAAGCCGTCCTTCTGGCGGATGACGGTGGCTCCGACCAGCCGGTTGCCGTCGAAGGCCCCGAAGACGCGGTGCTCCGGCCACAGCGCGCGCGTGTCGGCGAGCTCGCCCACCACCCGGTGCGTGGCGGGCGTGTACGGGTAGTCCGCCTCGTTGGCCTTCTCCAGCGCGTGCAGGATCTCCGCGGCCTCAGGTCCGAGCTCGCGAATCGTCAGTCCGCCGGCGACGGCCCGGCGTACGGCGGACTCCAGCAGCTCACGGTCCGGGTCGAACAGCCGGACCGCCCACGACTCGCCGACCACGCGGTAGCCGGCTGCTTCGAGCTCGGCGCACCGCGGGTCGTCGTCGCGGACGATCTGGAAGTCGGGCACTCGCCGATTGTCCGGTGCGGCACCCTCCGGACTCAAGACAGTTTGCGCAGCAACGGCAGAACGTCTTCGGTGAACTGGGTCAGGAACCGTTCCTGGTCCTGCCCCGGACCGTGGACGACGAAGTGGTTGAACCCGGCGTCGAGGTACGGCTGGAACTGCTTCACGACCTCTTCCGGGTCCGACGCCACGATCCAGCGCTTCGCGACCTGCTCGATCGGCAGCTCGTCGGC includes:
- a CDS encoding type IV toxin-antitoxin system AbiEi family antitoxin domain-containing protein; translation: MNRRLEVIAASRGGWFTRSDALAAGYSEGELRQRVDRGQWLRLSFNSYVEPQAWPADEPPWERAIRLHLLAVRMASERLGDVVVSHQSAAMLHGLPVWGTDLSRAHFTRVASGRARSSRTVQVHRRTTAADEVVELGGLKVSTVDRAIVETTCTTSYEVGVVLADAALRMRLTTRDSMAAVVQRHRRWHGSPAALAAVQFANGLSESVGESRFRVLMANHGLPTPELQVEIRDHAGRLIGRVDFLLGGVLVIEFDGALKYGDTADAVLAEKWREDRLREHGYGVLRFGWPDLDRPHDTADRIWRAWRRHAAGSGNTQ
- a CDS encoding 8-oxoguanine deaminase; the protein is MSRIVIEGAYVATLDPARREFVGHVVAEGNRLIAVGPGPAPAYDDARVVDGRGCLVTPGFVNTHQHLYQWVTRGLAADATLFEWLTRLYPVWARITEESVYVAARAALAKLALTGCTTVADHHYVFPRGAGDLLGAEIAAAGEIGLRFHPARGSMDRGQKDGGLPPDSVVEDRDEILAATEAAIDRWHDPSPDSMLQLVVAPCSPFSVSGELMRESAELARRRGVRLHTHLAETTDETEWCLKTFGCTPLEYAERLGWTGQDVWFAHGIHFDDTEIKHLGSTGTGVAHCPSSNARLGAGIARTADLRTAGAPVGLGVDGAASNESGSLVEELRHALLFARARGGPQSLTVRAALEMATLDGARILGRSDDIGSLEPGKLADLAVWDLTTLAHAGIPDPIAALTLSTPPPLKLLLTNGTPVVEHDELQTADEPPLATAAARTQAELCR
- the pucL gene encoding factor-independent urate hydroxylase; this encodes MAVHLGANQYGKAENRVVRIYRDTPRHQIRDLNVSTALRGNFEAAHTTGDQSDVLPTDTQKNTAFAFAKEKGIGAIEDYALTLGAHFLDASPAAEGARVEIEEYAWERIPVDGEGHDHSFVRTGGGVRNTVVNVEGRGAERKAYVVSGISDLVVLKSTGSEFHGFLKDKYTTLQETNDRILATSLVARWRYDHTEVDWDKSYDEIKRLLLEQFAKIHSLALQQTLYGMGSAVLEQHPEVAEIKFSAPNKHHFLVDLSPFGVENPGEVFIAADRPYGLIEATVTRDDASDAGSAWHATPGFC
- the uraH gene encoding hydroxyisourate hydrolase: MSSLSTHVLDTALGRPAQGVPVRLYDGDAVRASGTTDDDGRIAQLEPELAPGAYRLWFDVTAYAESTGQDFFFPEVSVTFTVADERHYHVPLLLSPFAFSTYRGS
- the uraD gene encoding 2-oxo-4-hydroxy-4-carboxy-5-ureidoimidazoline decarboxylase; this encodes MDLEEFNSAPTDRLRPALAACCDVPRWVDAILAQRPYLELAVLAAVADQALRELDDVEVDRALQAHPRIGDRPRGASTEAAWSRSEQSGVGDEPDVRQDLAEGNRQYEERFGRVFLICATGLSAAQMLSSLRTRLTHDDATEAAVVHEELRKIALLRLSKVVA
- a CDS encoding helix-turn-helix domain-containing protein, yielding MPEPHPLVQAITPLVERLNAQLVEPADARADDVTLAWAGEPVVAVRLPSKTPEKAPEGGVQSLLAEVAEELGGPLRDLSRNEKQRAVLLLESRGAFEYRKSAETVAEALGVTRFTVYNYLNRAR
- a CDS encoding thiamine-binding protein yields the protein MRLVAEFTTEPFDVDEGAPPAHATEALRAAEAAGLDCEFGPLGTQVSGEQQLLLSALPEVLDAAFAGGASQVTLQVRRDA
- a CDS encoding DUF6986 family protein, which produces MSLDDLMSELDRRLAAADAALTADYRGDRGVRQPVHTVYVPADRYDVRTAGDWAAQARAALDAYGGSPAEFAKVLDLPPEFADEIHDRVRAKLDREPIEDLRIDFEDGYGNRPDDEEDAVAIAAAQTLAAGKQTPYFGLRIKSLEAPTRRRGVRTLDLFLEHLGAIDDGFVITLPKVTSVEQVEAMVLVLETLEHDRGLPQLKFEIQVETPQAILGADGTALIARMIKAGGPRVTGLHYGTYDYSASLGVAAAYQSMEHPVADHAKDVMQLAAAGTGVFVSDGSTNVLPVGDAVHDAWRLHFRLVRRSLARGIYQGWDMHPAQLPTRFAATYLFYREGFDQAAQRLRAYLGHGESGYLDEPATAAALAGFVLRGIECGAIETTEFDTADLARLARRAVPES
- a CDS encoding IclR family transcriptional regulator, yielding MTENGKGRTGSVQSIERAFGLLETMADAGGMMGLSQLATASGLPLPTIHRLVRTLVDLGYLRQEPSRQYVLGPKLIRLGESSSHMLSVFARPHLARLVDELGESANMAMLDGDQIVYLAQVPSRHSMRMFTEVGRRVLPHCTAVGKAILAQFPEAEVRELLRRTGMPQHTDNTITTPDAFTAQLHQASDTGYATDEGEQEVGVRCVAVAVPDAPSPLAISISGPAGRMTESLVEQAVPLLTQAAKSLSDDLH
- a CDS encoding VOC family protein; this encodes MRTPQRYLRGELVVVVDVEDLERSAEFWAAALGYVRAGESDVYLSLVPSDGVGIEVLLQKVPDRKRGKNRVHLDLRTADLKAEVARVRALGARLVTEEPVVEAGWVWHVLADPDGNEFCVLQLPSS
- a CDS encoding GNAT family N-acetyltransferase produces the protein MPLLVDSVLRGGILRDVAQPRLAADGGLVLRPWLRRDAASVRSAFGCPDIQRWHVRRLDTLEEAVDWVVQWVDHWDAETAASWAVVGADDEPLGQVGLREISLAQGSAALSYWVAPEARGQAVAARSVEALSAWAFRQVGFNRLNIHHSTANTASCRVAGRTGYQLEGTLRQAIRHADGWHDWHVHGRLHTDA
- a CDS encoding GNAT family N-acetyltransferase, which produces MPDFQIVRDDDPRCAELEAAGYRVVGESWAVRLFDPDRELLESAVRRAVAGGLTIRELGPEAAEILHALEKANEADYPYTPATHRVVGELADTRALWPEHRVFGAFDGNRLVGATVIRQKDGFGDTKFTSVLATHRRRGVAQAVKAASILAFLDIGITRFSTGGAAANQASLQANQSLGYQLTEHWRTYAP